Proteins encoded within one genomic window of Bemisia tabaci chromosome 2, PGI_BMITA_v3:
- the LOC109030083 gene encoding uncharacterized protein isoform X2, giving the protein MPLCVVSAANRGKYATVRRCRERRTGAVYAAKYLRKRRSADLRHEILHEVAVLDSCRNCTRIVKLHQVFESSQDMILLLELAHGGELQTLLDHDEVPTEPHAARIIKQVLEALIYLHSLNVAHLDIKPQNLVLTGEYPDCDTKLCDFGISRYVGHGANVREILGTPDYVAPEVLNYEPISLATDMWSVGVLMYVLLTGCSPFGGDTKQETFCNIAQSKLDFPDDLFEDISDCAKDLMRKLMVKNPSNRLTAKECLQHKWFVEYLSSQSDSFQPKTAIPAKRSIIRNSLTNSSNSSGNSCRSFNCTSSSLSVSTENCLDKTQNPKLGLNINEINGSVTDAPSSKVNLDNDKQSETDEHKTTLSSSVVNEINGNSKSSDGENMEKSSNCDKPNTQGISNERRRLFMKNMDHLVRRLECDNDDITKIKSKASPDRSKKDGNYSDLETKTCISVNKPKQSSTNDNSVFMKMNTRCDSHNYRLPRTASSMQSMPVSGVPIFGYKFDNGFLSKIGSNFNIYNDFDSDSDSEASFKFRRVYILDECSDAPSPPLSLHGSLSSNDNSSISDSSSDTVSEMSIDSSSDRSSIISLDDSIDLGVYGKSLNQNRYASCCNVWEAVHSQGGGRVWPRECSGSFERALSRFATMSKSTENLRELSFQPHRKLTFFNNDAKNNSNSRKCIGLELMRERNGNVVIIREIKAISGSKYSRCSEVKCESVQSRIRRLQIQNGVRTELAKNGQNHFLLEKY; this is encoded by the exons AGGGAAGTATGCGACGGTGCGTCGCTGTCGGGAGCGGCGAACGGGCGCGGTGTACGCGGCCAAGTACCTTCGGAAGCGGAGATCCGCCGACTTGCGCCACGAGATCCTCCACGAGGTGGCCGTCCTCGATTCCTGCCGCAACTGCACCCGCATCGTCAAGCTCCACCAGGTCTTCGAGTCTTCCCAGGATATGATACTCCTTCTCGAATT GGCTCATGGTGGCGAGTTGCAAACGTTGTTGGACCACGATGAAGTTCCAACAGAGCCGCACGCTGCTAGAATCATAAAACAAGTCCTCGAGGCTCTCATTTACCTCCACTCACTAAACGTGGCTCATCTAGACATTAAG CCCCAGAATCTAGTTTTAACAGGAGAATATCCAGACTGTGATACTAAACTTTGTGATTTTGGAATATCAAGGTACGTCGGACATGGTGCTAACGTCCGAGAAATTTTAGGAACCCCTGATTATGTTG CTCCTGAAGTTCTGAACTATGAACCAATCAGTTTAGCAACAGATATGTG GTCTGTTGGCGTCCTGATGTACGTGTTGCTGACTGGCTGCTCTCCTTTTGGTGGAGATACAAAGCAGGAaacattttgcaacatcgcTCAGTCAAAACTTGATTTTCCAGATGATTTGTTTGAGGACATATCCGACTGCGCAAAAGATCTAATGCGAAAATTAATGGTTAAAAATCCTAG TAATCGTTTGACTGCAAAGGAATGTCTTCAACACAAATGGTTCGTGGAGTATCTGTCATCTCAATCCGATTCGTTTCAACCAAAAACTGCCATCCCAGCAAAAAGAAGTATTATTAGAAATAGTTTAACAAATAGTAGTAACAGTAGTGGCAATAGTTGTAGAAGTTTTAATTGCACTTCATCAAGTCTAAGTGTCAGTACGGAGAATTGTCTCGATAAGACTCAGAATCCAAAATTAGGTTTGAATATCAATGAGATCAATGGGTCTGTCACGGATGCTCCTTCCTCAAAAGTCAACCTTGATAATGATAAACAGTCAGAAACAGATGAACACAAGACAACATTGTCGTCTAGTGTAGTTAATGAAATTAATGGTAACAGTAAATCTAGTGATGgagaaaatatggaaaagaGCTCAAATTGTGATAAACCCAACACTCAAGGAATTAGTAATGAAAGGCGCCGGCTCTTTATGAAAAATATGGACCACCTGGTCCGGCGGCTAGAATGTGATAATGACGATATTaccaaaataaaaagtaaagccAGTCCAGACAGGAGTAAAAAGGATGGAAATTATAGTGACTTAGAAACTAAAACCTGTATCTCAGTCAATAAACCCAAACAAAGTAGCACAAATGATAATAGCGTCTTTATGAAAATGAACACTCGCTGTGATAGCCATAACTATCGTCTTCCAAGAACAGCCTCCAGTATGCAGTCTATGCCAGTCTCAGGGGTACCCATTTTCGGTTACAAATTCGATAATGGGTTCCTTTCAAAAATTGGCTCCAACTTCAACATCTACAATGATTTTGATAGTGATTCTGATTCCGAAGCTTCCTTTAAATTTCGCAGAGTTTATATCCTTGATGAATGCTCAGATGCGCCGAGCCCTCCATTGTCACTCCATGGCTCTTTGAGCTCTAATGATAACTCATCAATAAGTGATTCAAGTAGTGATACGGTCAGTGAAATGTCAATTGATTCATCCAGTGATCGTTCTAGTATCATATCTTTGGATGACTCAATAGATCTTGGGGTCTATGGCAAATCTTTGAATCAGAATCGCTATGCATCTTGTTGTAACGTATGGGAGGCTGTTCATAGTCAGGGAGGAGGAAGGGTTTGGCCCCGTGAGTGCTCTGGTTCTTTTGAGCGAGCGCTTTCTCGTTTTGCAACTATGTCCAAATCAACAGAAAATCTCAGAGAACTCAGTTTTCAACCGCACCGAAAATTAACGTTCTTTAATAATGATGCTAAAAATAATTCTAATTCTAGAAAATGCATCGGTCTAGAGTTAATGCGAGAACGAAACGGCAATGTTGTTATCATTCGAGAAATTAAAGCAATCAGTGGCAGCAAGTACTCAAGATGTAGTGAAGTCAAATGTGAGTCAGTCCAGTCAAGAATCAGACGACTTCAAATTCAAAACGGAGTGCGCACAGAATTAgcaaaaaatggccaaaatcattttttattagaaaaatattaG
- the LOC109030083 gene encoding uncharacterized protein isoform X1: protein MRELMSVTSGVVQGESLACGDAENGSDVSAPALSLAATPGYLELTSEQAARLVCTEPIEKYYDVEEEPFARGKYATVRRCRERRTGAVYAAKYLRKRRSADLRHEILHEVAVLDSCRNCTRIVKLHQVFESSQDMILLLELAHGGELQTLLDHDEVPTEPHAARIIKQVLEALIYLHSLNVAHLDIKPQNLVLTGEYPDCDTKLCDFGISRYVGHGANVREILGTPDYVAPEVLNYEPISLATDMWSVGVLMYVLLTGCSPFGGDTKQETFCNIAQSKLDFPDDLFEDISDCAKDLMRKLMVKNPSNRLTAKECLQHKWFVEYLSSQSDSFQPKTAIPAKRSIIRNSLTNSSNSSGNSCRSFNCTSSSLSVSTENCLDKTQNPKLGLNINEINGSVTDAPSSKVNLDNDKQSETDEHKTTLSSSVVNEINGNSKSSDGENMEKSSNCDKPNTQGISNERRRLFMKNMDHLVRRLECDNDDITKIKSKASPDRSKKDGNYSDLETKTCISVNKPKQSSTNDNSVFMKMNTRCDSHNYRLPRTASSMQSMPVSGVPIFGYKFDNGFLSKIGSNFNIYNDFDSDSDSEASFKFRRVYILDECSDAPSPPLSLHGSLSSNDNSSISDSSSDTVSEMSIDSSSDRSSIISLDDSIDLGVYGKSLNQNRYASCCNVWEAVHSQGGGRVWPRECSGSFERALSRFATMSKSTENLRELSFQPHRKLTFFNNDAKNNSNSRKCIGLELMRERNGNVVIIREIKAISGSKYSRCSEVKCESVQSRIRRLQIQNGVRTELAKNGQNHFLLEKY from the exons AGGGAAGTATGCGACGGTGCGTCGCTGTCGGGAGCGGCGAACGGGCGCGGTGTACGCGGCCAAGTACCTTCGGAAGCGGAGATCCGCCGACTTGCGCCACGAGATCCTCCACGAGGTGGCCGTCCTCGATTCCTGCCGCAACTGCACCCGCATCGTCAAGCTCCACCAGGTCTTCGAGTCTTCCCAGGATATGATACTCCTTCTCGAATT GGCTCATGGTGGCGAGTTGCAAACGTTGTTGGACCACGATGAAGTTCCAACAGAGCCGCACGCTGCTAGAATCATAAAACAAGTCCTCGAGGCTCTCATTTACCTCCACTCACTAAACGTGGCTCATCTAGACATTAAG CCCCAGAATCTAGTTTTAACAGGAGAATATCCAGACTGTGATACTAAACTTTGTGATTTTGGAATATCAAGGTACGTCGGACATGGTGCTAACGTCCGAGAAATTTTAGGAACCCCTGATTATGTTG CTCCTGAAGTTCTGAACTATGAACCAATCAGTTTAGCAACAGATATGTG GTCTGTTGGCGTCCTGATGTACGTGTTGCTGACTGGCTGCTCTCCTTTTGGTGGAGATACAAAGCAGGAaacattttgcaacatcgcTCAGTCAAAACTTGATTTTCCAGATGATTTGTTTGAGGACATATCCGACTGCGCAAAAGATCTAATGCGAAAATTAATGGTTAAAAATCCTAG TAATCGTTTGACTGCAAAGGAATGTCTTCAACACAAATGGTTCGTGGAGTATCTGTCATCTCAATCCGATTCGTTTCAACCAAAAACTGCCATCCCAGCAAAAAGAAGTATTATTAGAAATAGTTTAACAAATAGTAGTAACAGTAGTGGCAATAGTTGTAGAAGTTTTAATTGCACTTCATCAAGTCTAAGTGTCAGTACGGAGAATTGTCTCGATAAGACTCAGAATCCAAAATTAGGTTTGAATATCAATGAGATCAATGGGTCTGTCACGGATGCTCCTTCCTCAAAAGTCAACCTTGATAATGATAAACAGTCAGAAACAGATGAACACAAGACAACATTGTCGTCTAGTGTAGTTAATGAAATTAATGGTAACAGTAAATCTAGTGATGgagaaaatatggaaaagaGCTCAAATTGTGATAAACCCAACACTCAAGGAATTAGTAATGAAAGGCGCCGGCTCTTTATGAAAAATATGGACCACCTGGTCCGGCGGCTAGAATGTGATAATGACGATATTaccaaaataaaaagtaaagccAGTCCAGACAGGAGTAAAAAGGATGGAAATTATAGTGACTTAGAAACTAAAACCTGTATCTCAGTCAATAAACCCAAACAAAGTAGCACAAATGATAATAGCGTCTTTATGAAAATGAACACTCGCTGTGATAGCCATAACTATCGTCTTCCAAGAACAGCCTCCAGTATGCAGTCTATGCCAGTCTCAGGGGTACCCATTTTCGGTTACAAATTCGATAATGGGTTCCTTTCAAAAATTGGCTCCAACTTCAACATCTACAATGATTTTGATAGTGATTCTGATTCCGAAGCTTCCTTTAAATTTCGCAGAGTTTATATCCTTGATGAATGCTCAGATGCGCCGAGCCCTCCATTGTCACTCCATGGCTCTTTGAGCTCTAATGATAACTCATCAATAAGTGATTCAAGTAGTGATACGGTCAGTGAAATGTCAATTGATTCATCCAGTGATCGTTCTAGTATCATATCTTTGGATGACTCAATAGATCTTGGGGTCTATGGCAAATCTTTGAATCAGAATCGCTATGCATCTTGTTGTAACGTATGGGAGGCTGTTCATAGTCAGGGAGGAGGAAGGGTTTGGCCCCGTGAGTGCTCTGGTTCTTTTGAGCGAGCGCTTTCTCGTTTTGCAACTATGTCCAAATCAACAGAAAATCTCAGAGAACTCAGTTTTCAACCGCACCGAAAATTAACGTTCTTTAATAATGATGCTAAAAATAATTCTAATTCTAGAAAATGCATCGGTCTAGAGTTAATGCGAGAACGAAACGGCAATGTTGTTATCATTCGAGAAATTAAAGCAATCAGTGGCAGCAAGTACTCAAGATGTAGTGAAGTCAAATGTGAGTCAGTCCAGTCAAGAATCAGACGACTTCAAATTCAAAACGGAGTGCGCACAGAATTAgcaaaaaatggccaaaatcattttttattagaaaaatattaG